The Lysinibacillus irui sequence ATAAAGAGATCATCTTGTAAATTTTGCACCTTCACCAGCAATTGATGCCAGGTTGCCTCTTTTTGTATAAGGCGAGCCATCTCATTAACCGTTTGCTCGTTCACTGTTGCTAGTACTTTATCTTGTAACGTTTGAAATTGCTCTTTTAATTGCAACAGCTGTTGGTTTTCATGCATTAGTCGGTCTTTTAACTGTTCATATCGTCTAATACCTTCTGGTGGAAATTGTATATCTTGATAGTTGGCTAAAGTTTGTTGCAAAGCCTGTTGCTGCTTCATTAGAGGTAGTGCTTGTTTTTGTATAGTTAGCTGTTGCCACTGTTGTTGTTGCATTTTTTGTGTCTCATAAAGCCGCTCTAAATTTTGCTCTAGGAGTTGTAGCTGCTTTAATTTATCTTCAAAGGTTTGAATTTTCCCTTGTTCCTGTTTAATCGTTCGTTCAAGCTGCTTTAAATGCTCTATTTTTTGATTAATTACTGGCACTTTACCGGTTTTCCTAAATAATTCATTTGCCTCTTTATCCATTTTCTTCTCAAGGGTCGATAAATGTTGAATACCTGTCGTACCTGAGGCTAGTAGCAAATGTGTTAGTTCCTCCTCTGACATTTTCTCAATCCCTTGTAGCTCATGTAATGAAAATGAAAAAATAGACTCAAAGCTGGCTCTTGAATAGCCATATAATAGTTTTGCTAACAGCTCCTCCTGTCCAGTTGTACCATCCTCTAAAAAGACAGTAACATCGCCCGTTGCCTTCCCTTTCACACGTTCAATGGTACATTGGCCATAAATCGGATGCTTGAGTATCAGCTGACCACCATACTTTGTCGAAGCTTTTGGTTCATATTTGCGCTGTGTCTGCTGCCTCGTGGGGAAACCAAAGAGCATTTGTAGAATAAATTGCTGAATTGTCGTTTTTCCCGCTTCATTTAATCCATAAAAAATGGTAACACCATCGCTTAACGAAATGGTCATATTTTCATGCTTACCAAAGCCATAAATTTGGATTTTTTGTATTGTCAGCATGTGATCACGCCCTTTGAATTTCTTCTGCCAATAATGCCTGTGCGCTATTCGTTAAATTCTCTATATCCTTGTCTGTAAGTGGCTCTATCAGCCTTGCGCCCCCAGCATATTGGTATAAATCTTTAAGTATATCCTTCCATTCATTACTATCCCATTGTTCCATTAAGCTGACAACTGATTGAGTTGTTGCAGTATGTTCATAAAATTTCCTAGTCTTCTGCAACACCAATTTTTGTACCCAACACATTGGCTCAATGCCTTCTTCAGCTTCCCGAACGGTCTCTAACCATGCATCTACTGTGGCATGCTCAAATAATGCTTCTGTTTGTTCATCAATATTTTGCAAATGAAGCTCTATAACTGATGCACCATATTTTGTTCTATTGACTGTAATTGCTTCTGCACATCTTTTGAGTAATTCATTAGCATGGATTACATTTTTACAATCCACTTCAACTGTACTATAAACTACAGTTGAAGTTGGAATAAAATCTAGTTCAGCCGAAGTTCGGGATAAAGTTACATCATAATAACCTTTCAAACCTTGCTCTTTACGATGGCGACTTTGTATATTGCCTGGATAAACAATTGGAGGATTTTGATGTAAAAGCTGTCGTTTATGAATATGGCCTAAAGCCCAATAATGGTAGTTTTTCTCTAGCAATTGTTGCTTAGTAAAGGGAGCATACACATCATGAGTCGTATTACTTGCCTCACTTCCGTGTAGCATACCAATATGAATGGTTTGTTGATTTTGTGCAATGGGATAGCTTTCGATAACCGATTCCCTCAAGTGGCGTTCATGATAACTGAAACCATATATATTGACTTGCTGATCCCGAATTTTTAATTGAACAACACTCGTTTCAGCTGGTAATTCATAGACATTACTTGGCAAAGAAAAGCGTGTCCAAGTACCATTTAAGTGATCATGATTTCCATAGCTCACAATCACTGGGATATTATGTTGGAAGAGCTTTTCCATTGCATCTTGAAATCTACGTTGCGCTTGCAAACTACGATTTTCACCATCATAAATATCTCCAACAATTAGCAAAAAGTCAGGCTTCTCTTGAATTGCTTTTTGAATAATTTTGTCGAATGCATCAAAAGTACTTGACCGAATGTTCTTTAAAATGTGTTCAGATAAACCAAATAAACCCTTAAATGGACTATCTAAATGTAAATCTGCCATATGGAAAAAACGAATTGCTGTCATCCAATCACCTCAAATAGTAGATAATTCTTAACTTGGTACTAATCAAAGTAGTACGAGTTCACTTATCAAAACCGAATATTTGTTCTATTTTATCATACTTCATCTTTTATGAAAAATGGTATGAAGGAAAATACTTGACCGCCTTACTTTTTCCACAATTTTCGTAATTTATCAAAAAAATCACTAGTTTTACCGTGAAGTTTATAAATCTTCTATGTATAATAGAAATATATTTTAGTAAAAGGGTGGGGTTTGCATGGAGAATTATCGTTTTACAGCTTTTGAAAAAACAGGGGAAACATTGTTTGATGAAACATGGACATTTGAAAATGATGAGGCTGCTAAACTAAATGGACAACAACAAATTGAGGAAAAAGGTGTTGCCGACAAAACTCATCGACTTGTAAACTCTTCAGGTAAATTAATATTATTCCATGTTTAATAGCGAGTAAAAGGCACGTAGACAATGCTGCTACGCGCCTTTTTACTATTTATTTCCCTACAAATACCGGTGTCCTTTTCTCTACAAATGCATGAATACCCTCTATATGATCTGTTGTTTTACGCATAGCAGATTGTCCTTCTGCTTCCAATGCTAGAACATTTTCTAGCTGTGATAAATTTTGAGCATGGAGAATTTTTTTCGTTGTAATCATCGAAGAGATAGGTGAAGCAAGCATTTTACCTACAAGCTGGTCAGCCATTGCAAATACTGTACCATCAGGTGCAATATAATCAATTAATCCTGCATCCAATGCTTCTTTTGCAGTTAATACCTTCCCTTCCCATATCATTTGTTTCGCTTTTACAGTCCCCACACGTTCTTTCATAAAGAAGTGACCACCTCCATCTGGAATCAGTCCTATTCCTATGAAGTTCATAGCTAGTTTACTATTTTCACAGGCTACAACAATATCTGCACCAAGTGTCAAACTAAATCCTAGGCCTGCCGAAGCACCATGAACTGCCGCAATAACAATCATCGGTAGCTGATAATAGGCCCTCACAATACGTGTTAGATAAACCATTGCC is a genomic window containing:
- a CDS encoding enoyl-CoA hydratase yields the protein MEFSTITLEKLERRATLTLNRPQAMNAMDGDMMRELAECFEALQQEKDIQVLVIRGEGKVFSAGGDIKAMLDENKPLNIDEAMVYLTRIVRAYYQLPMIVIAAVHGASAGLGFSLTLGADIVVACENSKLAMNFIGIGLIPDGGGHFFMKERVGTVKAKQMIWEGKVLTAKEALDAGLIDYIAPDGTVFAMADQLVGKMLASPISSMITTKKILHAQNLSQLENVLALEAEGQSAMRKTTDHIEGIHAFVEKRTPVFVGK
- a CDS encoding metallophosphoesterase family protein yields the protein MTAIRFFHMADLHLDSPFKGLFGLSEHILKNIRSSTFDAFDKIIQKAIQEKPDFLLIVGDIYDGENRSLQAQRRFQDAMEKLFQHNIPVIVSYGNHDHLNGTWTRFSLPSNVYELPAETSVVQLKIRDQQVNIYGFSYHERHLRESVIESYPIAQNQQTIHIGMLHGSEASNTTHDVYAPFTKQQLLEKNYHYWALGHIHKRQLLHQNPPIVYPGNIQSRHRKEQGLKGYYDVTLSRTSAELDFIPTSTVVYSTVEVDCKNVIHANELLKRCAEAITVNRTKYGASVIELHLQNIDEQTEALFEHATVDAWLETVREAEEGIEPMCWVQKLVLQKTRKFYEHTATTQSVVSLMEQWDSNEWKDILKDLYQYAGGARLIEPLTDKDIENLTNSAQALLAEEIQRA
- a CDS encoding YhzD family protein translates to MENYRFTAFEKTGETLFDETWTFENDEAAKLNGQQQIEEKGVADKTHRLVNSSGKLILFHV